In a single window of the Desulfitibacter sp. BRH_c19 genome:
- a CDS encoding shikimate dehydrogenase codes for MDRFAFMIHPIDSSDIARKFSLLKRLPDRMLDKIIYHLPPIMTSEITGIRSKSNGIEVLGNFIGCTLTSKQMRDLPVDVVINKIIRTGKMAEKLGAKILGLGAMTSVVGDAGYTVAQNLNIPVTTGNSYTVATAMEGTEKAAQLLGKDIRASEVVIIGANGSIGKVCAQMMARKCGYLTLVSRDIKKLERLSSKIFRETGLAAKITTQAERAIKTADIIITVTSSVDCVINPEKLKPGALVCDVARPRDVSKKVAETRDDVLVIEGGLVEVPGNVNFNFNFGYPPKLALACMAETMILTLEKKWTSFTLGREITIKQVDEIHKLAKKHGFKLAGFRSFEKIVKPEVIERVKYFSRQNVKEAIQI; via the coding sequence ATGGATAGATTTGCTTTTATGATACATCCAATTGATAGTTCAGATATAGCAAGAAAGTTTTCTTTACTTAAAAGACTTCCTGATAGGATGCTTGATAAAATAATTTATCACTTACCACCCATTATGACATCGGAAATAACTGGTATAAGATCCAAGAGTAATGGGATAGAGGTGTTAGGAAATTTTATTGGATGTACTTTGACTAGTAAGCAGATGAGGGATTTGCCTGTTGACGTAGTAATTAATAAAATAATAAGGACAGGAAAAATGGCCGAAAAACTAGGTGCTAAAATACTAGGCCTTGGAGCCATGACTTCTGTTGTGGGGGATGCGGGCTATACTGTTGCCCAGAACCTAAATATTCCTGTTACTACTGGAAATAGTTATACAGTTGCTACTGCTATGGAAGGAACTGAAAAAGCAGCTCAGTTGTTAGGTAAGGATATTAGAGCATCAGAAGTTGTGATTATCGGCGCTAACGGCTCAATTGGAAAAGTTTGTGCTCAGATGATGGCAAGAAAGTGCGGATATTTAACATTAGTTTCCCGAGATATAAAAAAATTAGAAAGATTATCATCTAAAATTTTCAGGGAAACGGGTTTGGCAGCTAAAATAACTACCCAAGCAGAGAGAGCAATAAAAACTGCCGATATTATAATAACAGTGACTTCATCAGTTGACTGTGTTATAAACCCTGAGAAGCTAAAACCGGGTGCTTTGGTCTGTGATGTTGCGAGACCTCGAGATGTTTCAAAAAAAGTAGCAGAGACAAGAGATGATGTACTTGTTATAGAAGGTGGGCTAGTTGAAGTTCCAGGTAATGTGAATTTTAATTTTAATTTTGGATATCCTCCAAAATTAGCATTAGCCTGTATGGCAGAGACTATGATATTAACTTTAGAAAAAAAGTGGACCTCTTTTACGTTAGGCAGAGAAATAACCATTAAACAGGTAGATGAAATACATAAATTAGCCAAAAAACATGGTTTTAAATTAGCTGGTTTTAGAAGCTTTGAGAAAATAGTTAAGCCGGAAGTTATTGAACGAGTGAAGTATTTTAGTAGGCAAAATG